The following are encoded together in the Caretta caretta isolate rCarCar2 chromosome 17, rCarCar1.hap1, whole genome shotgun sequence genome:
- the TRAF4 gene encoding TNF receptor-associated factor 4 — MPGFDYKFLEKPKRRLLCPLCGKAMREPVQVSTCGHRFCDTCLQEFLSEGVFKCPEDQLPLDYAKIYPDPELEAQVLGLTIRCIHSEEGCRWSGHIKHLQPHLGTCGFNVIPCPNRCSAKLSRRDLPGHLQHGCPKRRVECEFCSSDFTGEAYENHQGACPQESVYCENKCGARLMRRLLPQHTLADCPKRTQPCPYCTKPFVFDTIQSHQFQCPRYPVPCPNQCGTPSVAREDLSGHLKETCSTAMVLCPFKDAGCKHRCPKLAMSRHLDESTKVHLGMVCSLVSRQRQEIQELRQDVEELLVSSDGVLIWKITDYARKLQESKVRSNYEFFSPPFYTHRYGYKLQVSVFPNGNGSGEGSHLSVYIRVLPGQYDNLLEWPFSYRVTFSLLDQSDPSLAKPQHITETFNPDPNWKNFQKPGASRSSLDESTLGFGYPKFISHEDIKKRNYVRDNTVFIKASVEIPPRILA, encoded by the exons ATGCCCGGCTTCGACTACAAGTTCCTGGAGAAGCCGAAGCGGCGGCTGCTGTGCCCGCTGTGCGGCAAGGCCATGCGGGAGCCCGTGCAGGTCTCCACCTGCGGCCACCGCTTCTGCGACACCTGCCTGCAGGAGTTCCTCAG TGAAGGCGTCTTCAAGTGTCCAGAGGATCAGCTGCCCCTCGACTATGCGAAG ATCTACCCGGACCCCGAGCTGGAGGCGCAGGTGCTGGGCCTCACCATCCGCTGCATCCACAGCGAGGAGGGCTGCCGCTGGAGTGGCCACATCAAGCACCTGCAG CCCCATCTCGGCACGTGCGGCTTCAACGTGATCCCGTGTCCCAATCGCTGCAGCGCCAAGCTGAGCCGGCGCGACCTGCCCGGCCACCTGCAGCACGGCTGCCCCAAGCGCCGCGTCGAGTGCGAGTTCTGCTCCAGCGACTTCACCGGCGAGGCCTACGAg AATCACCAGGGCGCCTGCCCCCAGGAGAGCGTGTACTGCGAGAACAAGTGCGGGGCACGCCTGATGCGTCGGCTGCTGCCCCAGCACACGCTGGCCGACTGCCCCAAGcgcacccagccctgcccctactGCACCAAGCCGTTTGTCTTCGACACCATCCAG agccacCAGTTCCAGTGTCCCCGCTACCCCGTGCCCTGCCCCAACCAGTGCGGGACACCCAGCGTCGCCAGGGAGGACCTGTCCGGGCACCTGAAGGAGACCTGCAGCACAGCCATGGTGCTGTGCCCCTTCAAAGACGCTGGCTGCAAACATCGG TGCCCCAAGCTGGCCATGAGCCGGCACCTGGACGAGAGCACCAAGGTGCACCTGGGCATGGTGTGCTCCCTAGTCAGCCGGCAGCGGCAGGAGATCCAGGAGCTGCGGCAGGATGTGGAGGAGCTGTTGGTCAGCAGTGACGGGGTCCTGATCTGGAAGATCACAGACTACGCCCGCAAGCTGCAGGAGTCCAAAGTGCGCAGCAACTACGAGTTCTTCAGCCCACCCTTCTACACCCACCGGTACGGCTACAAGCTGCAGGTGTCCGTGTTCCCCAACGGGAACGGCAGCGGGGAGGGCAGCCACCTGTCCGTCTACATCCGGGTGCTGCCGGGGCAGTACGACAACCTCCTGGAGTGGCCCTTTTCCTACCGCGTCACCTTCTCCCTGCTGGACCAGAGCGACCCCTCGCTGGCCAAGCCCCAGCACATCACCGAGACCTTCAACCCTGACCCCAACTGGAAGAATTTCCAGAAGCCGGGGGCCTCCCGCAGCTCCCTGGACGAGAGCACGCTGGGCTTCGGGTACCCCAAGTTCATCTCGCACGAGGACATCAAGAAGCGCAACTACGTGCGGGACAATACCGTCTTCATCAAGGCCTCGGTGGAGATCCCACCGCGAATCCTGGCCTGA